A genome region from Panicum virgatum strain AP13 chromosome 4K, P.virgatum_v5, whole genome shotgun sequence includes the following:
- the LOC120702358 gene encoding eyes absent homolog isoform X1 produces the protein MDEVVPALATGQASTDVLTEKPLKVYIWDMDETLILLKSLLDGSYAGAFDGLKDREKSVEIGKRWENLILELCDEHFFYEEIENYNEPYLNALSEYDDGRDLTSYDFEADCFSSPYDDVNKKKLAYRHRAIGEKYAKVSQQLLYLAIFPLKVLLHKGLEKILDQHTVKVWNDLYSLTDNYTDGWLSSAHKLLEEALGKSAATPATNSSSINCIVTSGSLIPSLAKCLLYRLDDVVSSENVYSSWEVGKLQCFKWIKERFDGPNVRFCAIGDGHEECSAAQVMKWPFIKIEFQPDAPHRFPGLDMPTVQTYMDVIYESSSKDG, from the exons ATGGATGAGGTTGTCCCTGCTTTGGCTACCGGCCAAGCTTCAACCGATGTCTTGACGGAGAAGCCTTTGAAGGTGTACATATGGGACATGGATGAGACACTAATTTTGCTCAAGTCACTTCTGGATGGGTCTTATGCTGGGGCCTTTGATGGCCTCAAGGACCGTGAGAAAAGTGTTGAAATTGGGAAACGCTGGGAGAACCTCATTCTTGAACTCTGTGATGAGCACTTCTTTTATGAGGAG ATTGAGAACTACAATGAACCCTATCTCAATGCTTTAAGTGAATATGATGATGGGAGAGACTTGACCTCATATGATTTTGAGGCTGACTGTTTTAGTTCACCCTATGATGATGTGAACAAAAAGAAACTTGCTTACAGGCATCGTGCTATAGGAGAGAAATATGCAAAGGTTTCACAACAATTACTTTATCTTGCAATATTTCCTTTAAAGGTTTTGCTTCATAAG GGTCTGGAAAAAATTCTGGACCAACACACGGTCAAAGTCTGGAATGATCTGTATAGTTTGACTGATAATTATACTGATGGCTGGCTGTCTTCAG CTCATAAGTTATTGGAAGAAGCATTGGGCAAATCAGCAGCTACACCTGCTACCAACTCTTCAAGCATTAACTGCATAGTTACATCAGGGTCGCTGATTCCAAGCCTTGCCAAATGTTTGCTGTATCGCCTGGATGATGTGGTCTCGTCTGAGAATG TTTACAGCTCATGGGAAGTGGGGAAGCTGCAGTGCTTCAAATGGATCAAGGAGCGCTTTGACGGTCCAAATGTACGCTTCTGTGCGATCGGAGATGGGCACGAAGAATGCAGCGCCGCGCAGGTTATGAAGTGGCCATTCATCAAGATTGAGTTCCAACCCGACGCCCCTCACAGGTTCCCAGGCCTAGACATGCCCACAGTCCAGACGTACATGGATGTGATATATGAGTCATCAAGCAAAGATGGTTGA
- the LOC120702358 gene encoding eyes absent homolog isoform X2: MDEVVPALATGQASTDVLTEKPLKVYIWDMDETLILLKSLLDGSYAGAFDGLKDREKSVEIGKRWENLILELCDEHFFYEEIENYNEPYLNALSEYDDGRDLTSYDFEADCFSSPYDDVNKKKLAYRHRAIGEKYAKGLEKILDQHTVKVWNDLYSLTDNYTDGWLSSAHKLLEEALGKSAATPATNSSSINCIVTSGSLIPSLAKCLLYRLDDVVSSENVYSSWEVGKLQCFKWIKERFDGPNVRFCAIGDGHEECSAAQVMKWPFIKIEFQPDAPHRFPGLDMPTVQTYMDVIYESSSKDG, translated from the exons ATGGATGAGGTTGTCCCTGCTTTGGCTACCGGCCAAGCTTCAACCGATGTCTTGACGGAGAAGCCTTTGAAGGTGTACATATGGGACATGGATGAGACACTAATTTTGCTCAAGTCACTTCTGGATGGGTCTTATGCTGGGGCCTTTGATGGCCTCAAGGACCGTGAGAAAAGTGTTGAAATTGGGAAACGCTGGGAGAACCTCATTCTTGAACTCTGTGATGAGCACTTCTTTTATGAGGAG ATTGAGAACTACAATGAACCCTATCTCAATGCTTTAAGTGAATATGATGATGGGAGAGACTTGACCTCATATGATTTTGAGGCTGACTGTTTTAGTTCACCCTATGATGATGTGAACAAAAAGAAACTTGCTTACAGGCATCGTGCTATAGGAGAGAAATATGCAAAG GGTCTGGAAAAAATTCTGGACCAACACACGGTCAAAGTCTGGAATGATCTGTATAGTTTGACTGATAATTATACTGATGGCTGGCTGTCTTCAG CTCATAAGTTATTGGAAGAAGCATTGGGCAAATCAGCAGCTACACCTGCTACCAACTCTTCAAGCATTAACTGCATAGTTACATCAGGGTCGCTGATTCCAAGCCTTGCCAAATGTTTGCTGTATCGCCTGGATGATGTGGTCTCGTCTGAGAATG TTTACAGCTCATGGGAAGTGGGGAAGCTGCAGTGCTTCAAATGGATCAAGGAGCGCTTTGACGGTCCAAATGTACGCTTCTGTGCGATCGGAGATGGGCACGAAGAATGCAGCGCCGCGCAGGTTATGAAGTGGCCATTCATCAAGATTGAGTTCCAACCCGACGCCCCTCACAGGTTCCCAGGCCTAGACATGCCCACAGTCCAGACGTACATGGATGTGATATATGAGTCATCAAGCAAAGATGGTTGA